One Thermoplasma volcanium GSS1 genomic window carries:
- a CDS encoding shikimate dehydrogenase: protein MMPPDYVFGLIGHPVSHSIGQIVYNRYFQKKGLNAIYLSIDIFPETLKYFMSYASKMDGFNVTIPHKISIMDYLDQIDWEARSIGSVNLVKTEDGLLKGFNTDYYGIEYMFKKGGVDVSGKSIVVAGSGGIARTVIHYLIKNNAKSVTVKARDVKLAKNKLNAYDVDIKEYANNDYDIYINCTPLGTEAVGDPFPEVQFGKGKIAVDVVYNPPVTPFLKRAGISGSKTLSGLDLYIGQAIKTLDILTSGCDIDTLINSVRVAVNEVR from the coding sequence GTATTTCCAGAAAAAGGGATTAAATGCCATTTATCTATCTATTGATATATTTCCAGAGACGCTAAAATATTTCATGTCTTATGCATCCAAGATGGATGGGTTCAACGTTACGATACCTCATAAAATAAGTATAATGGATTACCTAGACCAAATAGATTGGGAGGCCCGTTCAATAGGATCTGTCAACTTAGTAAAAACTGAGGATGGATTATTAAAGGGCTTCAACACAGACTACTATGGCATAGAATATATGTTCAAAAAAGGCGGCGTCGATGTAAGCGGAAAGAGCATAGTCGTAGCAGGGTCTGGAGGGATAGCTAGAACTGTTATACACTATTTAATTAAGAACAATGCTAAAAGTGTGACAGTAAAAGCCAGAGATGTCAAACTTGCGAAGAATAAACTTAATGCGTACGATGTAGATATAAAAGAATATGCCAATAATGATTATGACATATACATCAACTGCACACCGCTAGGCACAGAGGCCGTCGGGGATCCATTCCCTGAGGTTCAATTTGGCAAAGGGAAAATAGCAGTAGATGTGGTCTATAATCCTCCAGTTACTCCATTCCTTAAAAGAGCAGGCATTTCGGGATCAAAAACATTGTCTGGTCTTGATCTTTACATTGGCCAGGCTATTAAAACACTGGATATACTAACATCAGGATGCGACATCGATACCTTAATTAATTCCGTAAGGGTGGCCGTAAATGAAGTTCGCTGA
- a CDS encoding shikimate kinase has translation MKFAEATTNGGISILSAFIDGLGGAFSIDLPLTATVYAGTRRREDRLMEAIRSEFGIKDQLTYKVKSSIPAGYGLKSSSALVLALAKASLLYKSVDIEDADLLVRLANISKAVGLSATGALDDLCQALYGGYCITDNKRMKIIKRGKLPELAVLVCARGETRPSRSINIRGNYFKVARSAENLAQRGFIFQAAVLNGFIYGTIFGIDLETVRKIEENGANYASQSGKGPAVFGLFTDPSDAKRAKMDIGFGIVTKINNHGIRYRIYDS, from the coding sequence ATGAAGTTCGCTGAAGCTACCACCAATGGAGGTATATCAATACTTTCAGCTTTCATAGATGGATTAGGCGGTGCTTTTTCCATAGATCTTCCCCTTACAGCAACAGTTTATGCTGGAACTAGGAGAAGAGAGGATAGATTGATGGAAGCCATAAGAAGTGAATTTGGAATAAAGGATCAACTAACTTATAAAGTGAAAAGCTCAATACCAGCCGGTTATGGATTAAAGAGCAGCAGTGCGCTTGTTCTGGCCCTGGCCAAGGCGTCCTTATTATACAAATCCGTGGATATAGAGGATGCGGATTTACTTGTGCGCCTTGCCAATATTTCCAAAGCGGTTGGTCTTTCAGCCACTGGGGCACTCGACGATCTGTGCCAAGCCTTATACGGTGGTTACTGCATCACAGACAACAAAAGGATGAAAATTATCAAAAGAGGAAAGCTTCCTGAACTTGCTGTGCTTGTTTGTGCAAGAGGAGAAACAAGGCCTTCGAGATCTATAAATATCCGTGGAAATTATTTTAAAGTTGCCAGATCCGCTGAGAACCTCGCACAAAGGGGCTTCATATTCCAGGCAGCGGTTCTCAACGGCTTTATCTATGGAACAATATTCGGCATAGATCTAGAGACGGTAAGGAAGATCGAAGAGAATGGAGCTAATTATGCATCCCAAAGCGGAAAGGGGCCTGCTGTTTTTGGATTATTCACAGATCCCAGTGACGCAAAGAGGGCAAAAATGGATATCGGTTTTGGGATAGTGACAAAGATAAACAACCATGGGATACGTTATAGAATATATGATAGTTAA
- a CDS encoding 3-phosphoshikimate 1-carboxyvinyltransferase, with the protein MGYVIEYMIVKVSNLGGSGIAEMPSSKSFTQRYVLASAFLNKSVVLNGITITNDDDVAMRIAESVGSTITINNRSIKISSNFKCPEEIYVGESGTSYRLSIGLLAASGCVTRIKGEDSLAKRPIEPLLMALGENGVKFERNEAGFYNVDGRNSQKKHVEIEGSSSQFVSSLMLYYAKKGGGEFTARNIKSIGYVYITKRVLYDLGYFANIERTITINPTGVWKTAIDVEPDYSSMAFFMVLGLLSDSVDVRFRIKRISRIQPDSVILDLFKNNILINGEEIRVISGINEPVSVDADMNPDLCPPLSVIGIFSKYGVQIRNYERLKTKESNRYEGIIDLAERFGANVEDNGQDLFIKPGSVRFPDVISYKDHRMIMAASIASLIGGFPTVIENAEKTAKSFPGFFAELSKFANVEELA; encoded by the coding sequence ATGGGATACGTTATAGAATATATGATAGTTAAGGTTTCAAATCTTGGCGGGAGTGGTATTGCCGAAATGCCATCGTCAAAGAGTTTTACCCAGCGGTATGTACTCGCCTCGGCTTTTCTAAACAAGAGCGTAGTGCTGAATGGTATAACCATAACAAACGATGATGATGTTGCAATGAGGATAGCTGAAAGCGTTGGATCTACAATTACAATAAACAATAGATCGATAAAGATCTCTAGCAATTTCAAGTGCCCAGAAGAAATATATGTTGGTGAATCTGGCACTTCCTACCGGCTTTCCATAGGCCTACTTGCTGCATCTGGTTGTGTTACAAGAATTAAGGGTGAGGATAGCCTTGCAAAGAGACCTATTGAGCCTCTTCTAATGGCATTAGGGGAAAATGGAGTAAAATTTGAAAGGAACGAAGCGGGTTTCTACAATGTGGATGGAAGAAACTCTCAGAAAAAGCACGTCGAGATAGAGGGGTCTAGTTCACAGTTCGTATCATCCCTTATGCTATACTATGCCAAGAAGGGCGGCGGCGAATTTACGGCAAGAAACATTAAATCGATAGGATACGTCTATATAACAAAGAGAGTTCTCTATGATCTGGGCTATTTTGCTAACATAGAGAGAACCATAACAATAAATCCAACAGGTGTATGGAAGACTGCCATAGACGTTGAACCAGATTATTCGTCGATGGCGTTTTTTATGGTGCTAGGCCTGCTATCTGATTCAGTTGATGTGAGGTTTAGGATAAAGAGGATTAGCCGAATCCAGCCCGATTCCGTGATACTAGATCTTTTCAAGAATAACATTCTAATTAATGGGGAAGAAATACGCGTAATAAGCGGCATAAATGAGCCTGTTTCAGTTGATGCAGATATGAATCCAGACCTCTGCCCGCCATTATCTGTCATAGGAATTTTTTCAAAGTACGGAGTGCAGATAAGGAACTACGAAAGGCTTAAGACTAAGGAGAGCAACAGGTACGAGGGCATTATTGATCTTGCAGAAAGGTTCGGTGCAAATGTGGAAGACAACGGCCAGGATCTTTTCATAAAACCTGGCTCAGTAAGGTTTCCAGATGTTATCTCATATAAAGATCATAGGATGATAATGGCAGCTTCCATAGCTTCGCTCATAGGTGGTTTTCCGACTGTTATAGAAAATGCGGAAAAGACTGCCAAGAGTTTTCCTGGTTTCTTTGCAGAACTCTCAAAGTTCGCAAATGTAGAGGAACTGGCATAA
- the argS gene encoding arginine--tRNA ligase — MLIFQDIRKLIFERVNEVHKTPENDVYVDPTGHSDFTVRVFRLINQPDGREKIEKMIEKIRTIENISGAKLENGYINIYLDKRGVLRYLLDYVEKYGKYPDTFQEPERVSVEHTSANPTGPLHIGRARNSIIGDSISRLLGRFGYRVTKQYFVNDSGKQMLSLYTAYEKYNGPMTMDNLLQDYQKIYKEIEKDKSVEEEIENNLMRYERADPNIYGKLREIAGVMLQGITGTLAKVWIGFDEFNWESDFIRSGEVEKAIESVNPSEEGGAKYIEVGGRKVFLTRSDGTTLYFSRDIAYHLYKAQNFDWIINVLGEDHKEHGKLLEHVMKGIMNIESKMSFVYYSFITLESGKMSTRRGNIVTLEDLIERTFEEALRIVREKRPDLEEERMKEIAKVIASSSIRFNIIRVSAPKPITFRWDEALNFEGNSAPFIMYTYARGASIIKKKERDEKDFSTEMDHEEEELVRQMYLYPYVLSDAAQNLRPDIIAGYLIDLAQKFNDFYKACRVIGAPDGVYDRRIRLIETYMKIVEDAGDILGIKMLEEI; from the coding sequence ATGCTTATTTTTCAGGATATTAGAAAATTGATATTTGAGAGGGTAAATGAAGTTCATAAGACACCAGAAAATGATGTGTATGTCGATCCAACTGGACATTCAGATTTTACAGTAAGAGTATTCAGGTTAATAAATCAGCCAGATGGAAGGGAGAAAATAGAGAAGATGATAGAAAAGATAAGGACTATTGAAAATATTTCTGGCGCTAAGTTAGAAAATGGATACATTAATATTTATTTGGACAAAAGGGGCGTACTTAGATACCTTCTGGATTATGTTGAAAAGTATGGGAAATATCCAGATACGTTCCAGGAGCCAGAAAGAGTAAGCGTAGAACATACGAGTGCCAACCCGACAGGGCCGCTGCACATTGGAAGGGCAAGAAATTCCATAATAGGAGATTCTATTTCACGCCTATTAGGGAGATTCGGCTATAGAGTAACAAAACAATACTTTGTAAACGACTCAGGAAAACAGATGCTTTCGCTATATACTGCTTACGAGAAGTACAATGGCCCAATGACAATGGATAATCTACTCCAAGATTATCAGAAGATTTACAAGGAAATAGAGAAGGACAAGAGCGTAGAGGAGGAGATCGAAAATAATTTAATGCGGTATGAGAGAGCAGACCCAAATATCTATGGAAAACTTCGCGAGATCGCTGGCGTTATGCTTCAGGGAATAACAGGGACGCTGGCCAAGGTATGGATAGGATTCGATGAATTTAACTGGGAATCGGATTTCATTCGTTCTGGAGAAGTAGAAAAGGCGATAGAATCTGTAAATCCGTCTGAGGAGGGCGGTGCTAAATACATAGAGGTGGGCGGCAGGAAAGTCTTTTTAACAAGAAGCGACGGCACAACACTCTATTTTTCTCGAGACATAGCCTACCATTTGTATAAAGCTCAAAATTTCGACTGGATAATTAATGTCCTCGGAGAGGATCATAAAGAGCACGGAAAATTGCTAGAGCATGTTATGAAGGGCATTATGAACATAGAGAGTAAAATGTCCTTCGTTTACTATAGCTTTATAACTCTTGAGAGCGGAAAGATGTCAACCCGGCGTGGTAATATAGTTACACTGGAAGACTTGATCGAGAGGACCTTTGAAGAGGCGCTCCGAATAGTAAGAGAAAAGAGGCCAGATCTAGAAGAAGAAAGAATGAAAGAAATAGCAAAGGTCATAGCTTCTTCGTCAATAAGGTTCAACATAATACGTGTAAGCGCACCAAAGCCAATAACCTTCAGGTGGGACGAGGCCCTTAACTTTGAAGGAAATTCAGCACCCTTTATTATGTACACCTACGCAAGGGGCGCCAGCATAATTAAGAAGAAGGAAAGGGATGAAAAAGACTTCTCAACAGAAATGGATCATGAAGAAGAAGAATTAGTAAGGCAGATGTATCTCTACCCTTATGTCCTATCAGACGCAGCTCAGAACCTGAGACCGGATATAATTGCTGGTTATCTAATTGATCTAGCGCAGAAGTTTAATGACTTTTATAAGGCGTGCAGAGTGATAGGGGCTCCAGATGGGGTTTACGACAGAAGAATTAGATTGATCGAAACGTACATGAAAATTGTAGAAGATGCAGGGGATATACTTGGTATAAAAATGTTAGAAGAAATTTAA
- a CDS encoding CARDB domain-containing protein, with protein sequence MIIIFIRKVFLRQKKGRISVNKSIVAIALISLVALSSLAGISLAKPIQTGVVNVKVTSPLGPADVPVKILNSNGVLVAKGMGPSFTANLTFGKYYVYIPNYYGTGPINNTIYYSKTIPFNLTSSSYDISVNVNAVQTYGISVNVKGITKPAMLMFKTADNFVFNETQVNAGTYIFQLPINTPIYAILNYSSKITTYLMSINSSSSTFNITPNTPNYYGFTNVPNGNIVLINDVSPYNYTVIPFSGYSFSVYSNTPNTIVVVEAPGYSPQVFKSSENGNTVALQPSTSNVYYNYSISSNLKQLYLNITYNLNNATTFPAFFGNSSVGSLYWQMKLDHITTSEMVKYFYGLAQNYTQKSFMVNGVYYNLTAVPKVSVISTSNTSHATINAVYANVSPVSSLNTINVYVYGTQYLPGALNYYYNISYHNTSLAVSSSNVPLSSSYMFVKIKPQPSNVWATLKFSPVVSPVMTNSSYTLYWKDMVSNNYVLNSTSTNSVYVVPRNQTVYLNSSTAYFNPVTNSDDYMQANFTWTIGSSVFYGYNISNVFRSSSTSVSVFVRSPSGGTAYSNFTVLSLNNTTAPKVKFSASYNGHSISYTSKLYSTNETMLVSLSVPQSAQISYSLYGSSLVLSGYNVYLGYNWKFPTATYIGDNVSYAFSHPSIAPGYGNQVSFANITTEAGNVYHILMKVYVNDTTPPSATFFMKYNNTYITNPVAGKVITLSANNTTDPYYPFSSLKFQWIIEYINGTPAAPSDTTYTNLTPMNESYLQIVFNTVASMKISLQVTNPSNVSGYANKTVSMVVVTPRLVVNSIYASGAQYQGSSSKLYVNVSNLGTENAYNVLIQVYVNGKVYGSTTVSEIKAGASDNVSINWVPPTSGKVSVYATASVNSEPRSFVTAGALTQTVSVNPPAYRTPLIVVSVIVVLVIVIYVYYKLRSGTPKQQKGPQPKTELPKKQEKKK encoded by the coding sequence ATGATCATAATATTTATAAGAAAAGTTTTCCTTAGGCAGAAAAAAGGGAGGATATCGGTGAATAAATCTATTGTTGCGATAGCTTTGATTTCGCTTGTAGCATTGAGTTCCCTAGCGGGAATTAGCCTAGCCAAGCCGATTCAGACCGGCGTTGTAAATGTAAAGGTAACATCGCCATTGGGTCCGGCTGATGTGCCTGTTAAAATACTCAACTCCAATGGCGTTCTAGTAGCTAAGGGAATGGGGCCAAGCTTTACCGCTAACCTTACCTTTGGGAAATATTACGTTTACATCCCTAATTATTATGGTACTGGCCCGATAAATAATACGATATATTATTCGAAGACCATACCCTTCAACCTAACTTCTAGTTCTTACGATATTAGTGTAAACGTTAACGCAGTTCAGACTTATGGCATAAGCGTAAACGTTAAGGGTATAACGAAGCCAGCAATGCTTATGTTTAAAACTGCGGACAATTTTGTATTCAATGAAACGCAGGTAAATGCTGGTACTTACATCTTCCAACTACCGATTAATACGCCTATTTACGCTATCTTAAATTACTCATCGAAGATAACAACGTATTTGATGAGTATAAATTCCTCTTCTTCTACTTTTAATATAACGCCTAACACACCTAACTACTATGGGTTCACAAATGTTCCAAATGGAAATATTGTGCTCATAAATGATGTATCACCATACAATTATACCGTTATACCATTTTCGGGTTATTCGTTTTCCGTATACTCGAATACACCTAATACCATAGTGGTTGTTGAAGCACCTGGATATTCACCGCAGGTTTTCAAATCCTCTGAAAACGGAAATACAGTGGCTTTGCAACCATCAACCTCGAATGTTTATTACAACTACAGTATTTCATCAAACTTGAAACAGTTATACTTGAACATAACTTATAACCTAAATAATGCCACAACCTTTCCAGCATTTTTTGGCAATTCAAGCGTCGGATCGTTATACTGGCAAATGAAGCTTGATCACATAACTACATCTGAAATGGTGAAATACTTCTACGGCCTTGCACAGAACTACACACAGAAGAGCTTTATGGTTAATGGAGTGTACTATAACCTAACTGCTGTGCCTAAAGTATCGGTTATCAGCACATCCAATACTTCTCATGCTACCATTAATGCTGTCTATGCAAATGTTAGTCCGGTCAGTTCTCTGAACACGATTAACGTCTACGTCTACGGAACTCAGTATTTACCTGGTGCACTCAACTATTATTATAATATAAGTTACCACAACACATCCCTTGCAGTATCTTCCTCCAATGTCCCACTGTCATCATCCTATATGTTTGTTAAGATTAAGCCTCAGCCATCAAATGTTTGGGCCACTCTTAAGTTTTCACCAGTGGTTTCTCCAGTTATGACGAATTCCTCATACACTCTGTACTGGAAGGACATGGTTTCAAACAACTATGTTCTTAACTCTACCTCGACCAACTCCGTATACGTTGTACCACGGAATCAAACTGTTTACCTGAATTCATCGACCGCGTACTTCAACCCTGTTACAAATTCTGATGATTATATGCAAGCCAACTTTACTTGGACTATTGGCTCATCCGTATTTTACGGATATAATATATCAAATGTTTTCAGGTCATCATCCACGAGTGTGAGCGTATTTGTGAGAAGTCCTTCCGGTGGAACAGCCTATTCAAACTTCACGGTGTTGTCATTGAATAATACCACTGCGCCGAAGGTAAAGTTTTCAGCTTCTTATAACGGCCACTCTATTTCATACACAAGCAAGCTGTACTCGACGAATGAAACTATGCTTGTTAGTTTATCAGTACCGCAATCTGCTCAGATATCATACAGCCTCTACGGTTCATCTTTAGTTCTATCTGGCTATAATGTTTACCTTGGCTACAACTGGAAGTTTCCAACAGCTACATACATAGGAGATAATGTATCATACGCATTCTCGCATCCAAGCATTGCCCCTGGCTACGGAAACCAAGTATCATTTGCAAATATTACAACCGAAGCCGGCAATGTATACCACATACTGATGAAGGTATACGTAAATGATACAACACCACCATCTGCTACATTTTTCATGAAATACAATAATACATACATTACGAACCCTGTTGCAGGAAAGGTTATAACACTCAGCGCTAACAACACTACCGATCCTTACTATCCATTCAGCTCTCTGAAATTCCAATGGATAATTGAATACATAAATGGCACTCCTGCAGCCCCGTCTGATACCACATACACAAACCTTACTCCTATGAATGAATCATATCTTCAAATAGTGTTTAACACGGTAGCAAGCATGAAGATCTCTCTTCAGGTGACAAATCCATCCAATGTATCGGGTTACGCAAACAAAACAGTATCAATGGTTGTAGTTACGCCGAGGCTTGTCGTAAATTCGATATATGCATCTGGAGCACAGTATCAGGGGTCTTCTTCTAAGCTCTATGTCAACGTCTCTAACCTTGGTACTGAAAATGCATATAATGTACTAATACAAGTTTATGTCAACGGGAAAGTTTATGGCTCTACGACTGTGAGCGAGATAAAGGCAGGTGCATCAGACAATGTATCTATAAACTGGGTACCACCTACCTCGGGAAAGGTATCTGTGTATGCAACAGCGAGCGTGAATTCCGAACCTAGATCCTTCGTTACTGCTGGTGCTTTGACACAGACTGTAAGCGTAAATCCCCCTGCTTACAGGACGCCTCTGATAGTTGTGTCAGTAATTGTGGTACTCGTGATAGTTATATACGTATACTACAAGCTGAGGTCAGGAACACCAAAACAACAGAAGGGGCCACAGCCAAAGACTGAACTTCCCAAAAAACAGGAAAAGAAAAAATAA
- a CDS encoding RtcB family protein — protein sequence MNIRKIDDYTYEIPREGDMIVHGIVYSTDKLFKNTVEDGSLNQVVNVAKLPGIVEASYAMPDIHLGYGFPIGGVAAFDYDEGIISPGGVGYDINCGVALLRTGMNYAQIKPRIKDITDYIFQEVPSGLTSRKGFPVNQNDLQEILTSGLKWAVSRGLATELDMINTEDNGSIESHGTHVSKQAMQRGLSQIGTLGAGNHFLEIQRVSDIFDEDVARKFGLYKDEVTVMIHTGSRGLGHQVATDYLRELRESRESIKTSDPELISIHVKSKIGENYLDAMKSAANFAFVNRQMAIYGVRKVFKKFFDVEPELVYSLAHNIAKVEDHIVEGKTKSLIVHRKGATRAFGPGKSSPPFEDTGHPVLIPGSMGTASYVLVGVKENLIKSFGTACHGSGRVLSRNQAIKKFSSIVDRELEEKDVYARPATKRVLYEEAPGSYKNVDEVVAAVEGAHLARSIVRMVPLAVVKG from the coding sequence ATGAATATTCGGAAAATAGACGATTATACTTATGAAATACCAAGGGAAGGTGATATGATAGTCCATGGAATAGTTTACTCCACAGATAAATTATTCAAGAATACGGTAGAAGATGGATCATTAAACCAGGTGGTAAATGTAGCGAAGTTACCTGGTATAGTGGAAGCCTCCTATGCTATGCCGGACATACACCTGGGCTACGGATTCCCAATAGGAGGGGTGGCTGCATTCGACTATGACGAGGGTATAATATCACCAGGCGGCGTAGGTTATGACATAAACTGTGGAGTAGCTCTACTGCGAACAGGGATGAACTATGCCCAAATTAAACCGAGGATAAAGGATATCACAGACTATATTTTTCAGGAAGTTCCTAGTGGTCTTACTTCGAGGAAGGGTTTTCCAGTGAACCAAAACGATCTTCAAGAAATTTTGACATCCGGACTGAAATGGGCAGTTTCTAGAGGCCTCGCCACAGAATTGGATATGATCAATACTGAAGATAACGGTTCGATAGAAAGCCATGGCACACATGTGTCAAAGCAGGCTATGCAGAGAGGACTCTCGCAGATAGGCACTCTAGGGGCTGGCAACCATTTCCTTGAGATTCAGAGGGTATCAGACATTTTCGACGAGGACGTTGCACGTAAGTTTGGCCTCTATAAAGATGAGGTGACAGTGATGATCCATACTGGTTCTAGGGGCCTTGGGCATCAGGTTGCAACAGATTACTTAAGAGAACTAAGGGAAAGTCGGGAATCTATTAAGACCTCAGACCCTGAGTTAATCTCAATTCACGTAAAATCAAAAATAGGCGAAAATTACCTAGACGCCATGAAGTCTGCAGCAAATTTTGCTTTTGTAAATAGGCAGATGGCTATTTATGGCGTGAGGAAGGTCTTCAAAAAATTCTTCGATGTAGAACCAGAATTAGTTTATAGCCTAGCGCATAATATTGCGAAAGTTGAGGATCACATAGTTGAGGGGAAAACGAAGAGCCTCATTGTTCATAGAAAAGGAGCCACCAGGGCATTCGGTCCTGGCAAATCATCTCCACCATTTGAGGATACTGGGCATCCTGTTCTGATACCAGGGAGCATGGGGACAGCTTCTTACGTCTTAGTCGGAGTTAAAGAAAATCTAATAAAATCGTTCGGAACCGCATGCCATGGGTCAGGGAGAGTACTAAGCAGAAATCAGGCCATAAAGAAGTTTTCTTCAATAGTGGATAGGGAGTTGGAAGAAAAGGACGTCTATGCCAGGCCTGCAACTAAGCGTGTCCTCTACGAAGAAGCACCCGGAAGCTACAAGAACGTTGATGAAGTTGTTGCCGCGGTAGAAGGGGCCCATCTTGCAAGATCAATAGTGCGTATGGTTCCATTGGCCGTTGTTAAGGGCTAA
- a CDS encoding transcriptional regulator produces the protein MKEYSIFREIINDMDTLKRHISVINVLLREQPIGIIKLSQETGIPEHKIRYSLRILEQENIISPSREGAILTPDFIEHKEQIIADAEKVLEEATKIAEDVRKMLEKK, from the coding sequence ATGAAGGAATATTCAATATTTAGGGAGATCATAAACGACATGGATACCCTTAAGCGGCATATCTCAGTCATCAACGTTTTATTGAGGGAGCAGCCTATTGGGATAATAAAACTTTCCCAAGAAACAGGCATTCCTGAACACAAGATAAGGTATTCCCTAAGGATACTAGAACAGGAAAACATAATATCTCCATCTAGGGAAGGGGCAATACTTACTCCAGACTTTATAGAGCATAAGGAACAAATAATAGCTGATGCTGAAAAAGTCCTTGAAGAAGCAACCAAAATTGCTGAAGATGTAAGAAAGATGCTTGAGAAGAAATGA
- a CDS encoding GNAT family N-acetyltransferase has product MLWKKAQEETHDYIIRKADPSDAAGIISCMQSVMDERIYLVGEYYLLSERAEQERIKSLDDLTLVCVIDRKVVGVLTVQRGIYRKNRHTGMLGIAIMAGHRHKGLGTRMIKEAILWCEDQGIKKLNLEVFSTNVNAIKTYEKVGFEVEGKRRKQFLIDGQYVDDVLMTYYVDKSLKE; this is encoded by the coding sequence ATGCTGTGGAAAAAAGCACAGGAAGAAACGCACGATTATATAATAAGAAAAGCCGATCCATCCGATGCTGCCGGAATCATTTCCTGCATGCAGAGCGTGATGGATGAACGTATATATCTTGTAGGCGAATATTATCTTTTGTCAGAGCGCGCCGAGCAGGAGAGAATTAAGAGCCTTGATGACCTTACGCTTGTTTGCGTGATAGATAGGAAGGTAGTTGGAGTTCTTACCGTTCAAAGGGGGATATATAGGAAGAATCGGCACACTGGTATGCTAGGTATTGCTATAATGGCCGGCCACAGGCATAAAGGCCTTGGAACAAGGATGATAAAAGAGGCTATATTGTGGTGCGAGGATCAAGGTATAAAAAAATTAAACCTAGAGGTTTTCTCAACTAATGTAAATGCCATAAAAACTTATGAAAAAGTTGGATTCGAGGTCGAAGGGAAGAGAAGAAAGCAGTTTTTAATCGATGGGCAATATGTTGATGACGTACTAATGACTTATTATGTTGATAAAAGCCTAAAGGAATGA
- a CDS encoding radical SAM protein, with product MKTMIWNIDYFCNLRCKSCNAWQGKIFFPEDLIDKHIEEMKKNGIKIVSVTGGEPTLNKSVVEIVKKLKEHHFFTHIATNGTNPYVMRKLYPYLDAVTISLDSDVPEEHNAYRGLKIFDTVVSTIKEAKNSVKIVTANMLVTNFNYFKVGRIADFANKELGVPLSMCFPEQDAYYFQDFHVTNDMIKQAFQYAYENYSRHVFGNMRSYYKDAVDYLEGRSSLQCKAGQEIFYTDYRGKVHPCFEHVEVVLNKKPEWDRYDNHCSQCFTECFLEPSIDRTFEAASLIGKIWWFNHVKKRDIRYVDTKRVKSIPS from the coding sequence ATGAAAACGATGATCTGGAATATAGATTACTTCTGTAACCTGAGGTGCAAAAGCTGCAACGCCTGGCAGGGCAAAATATTCTTTCCGGAAGATCTCATAGACAAACATATAGAAGAAATGAAAAAAAACGGAATCAAAATAGTATCGGTAACTGGAGGGGAACCCACTCTTAATAAGTCCGTGGTCGAGATAGTGAAGAAATTAAAAGAACATCACTTCTTCACCCACATAGCTACAAACGGTACAAATCCTTATGTTATGAGAAAGCTATATCCATATCTCGATGCAGTTACGATATCGCTTGACAGCGATGTACCCGAAGAGCACAACGCCTATAGAGGATTAAAGATCTTCGATACAGTTGTATCTACAATAAAAGAGGCAAAAAACAGTGTTAAGATCGTTACTGCTAACATGCTGGTAACGAATTTCAATTATTTCAAAGTAGGCAGGATAGCAGATTTTGCCAATAAAGAGCTTGGAGTACCACTTTCCATGTGCTTCCCGGAGCAAGACGCATACTATTTCCAGGATTTTCATGTAACAAACGACATGATAAAACAGGCATTCCAATATGCTTATGAAAACTACAGCAGGCACGTATTTGGAAATATGAGGTCGTATTACAAGGATGCAGTTGATTACCTTGAAGGAAGATCGAGTTTACAGTGCAAAGCAGGTCAAGAGATATTCTATACGGATTATCGTGGAAAGGTACATCCATGTTTCGAGCATGTGGAGGTAGTTTTAAACAAAAAACCGGAATGGGATAGGTATGATAACCACTGCTCTCAATGCTTCACTGAATGCTTTTTAGAGCCATCCATAGACAGGACATTCGAGGCAGCCTCACTCATAGGTAAGATATGGTGGTTCAATCACGTTAAGAAGAGGGATATTAGATACGTAGATACGAAAAGAGTCAAGAGTATTCCATCTTGA